The following are from one region of the Salmo salar chromosome ssa27, Ssal_v3.1, whole genome shotgun sequence genome:
- the LOC100380778 gene encoding pro-neuropeptide Y gives MTAYSDVSVRAPFRNGDLETFLTRPAHHCAAHYKNRAPSVGTLQNAQEQNTPEDSFYLNHPLNPQLSMHPNLGTWLGALTLLVWTFICIGTLAEGYPVKPENPGEDAPAEELAKYYSALRHYINLITRQRYGKRSSPDTLDSLISDLLLKESTDTLPQSRYDEPSLW, from the exons ATGACAGCTTACAGTGACGTGTCTGTCCGTGCACCTTTCCGTAATGGTGATTTGGAGACTTTTTTGACTCGCCCTGCCCATCATTGCGCTGCGCATTATAAAAATCGCGCCCCATCAGTGGGTACCCTCCAGAACGCACAGGAGCAGAATACGCCTGAGGACAGCTTCTATCTAAACCATCCTTTAAACCCTCAACTCAGT ATGCATCCTAACTTGGGTACCTGGCTGGGCGCACTGACTCTCCTCGTCTGGACCTTTATATGCATCGGGACGCTCGCGGAAGGCTACCCGGTCAAACCTGAAAACCCCGGCGAAGATGCGCCGGCGGAGGAACTTGCCAAGTATTACTCCGCTCTCAGACATTACATCAACCTCATTACAAGGCAGAG gtATGGGAAGAGGTCCAGCCCTGACACACTGGATTCACTGATCTCAGACCTGCTGCTAAAGGAGAGCACAGATACGCTCCCACAGTCCAG GTATGATGAACCGTCGTTGTGGTAA